From one Culex quinquefasciatus strain JHB chromosome 3, VPISU_Cqui_1.0_pri_paternal, whole genome shotgun sequence genomic stretch:
- the LOC6048880 gene encoding 60S ribosomal protein L17, with amino-acid sequence MGRYAKEPDNPAKSCKSRGSNLRVHFKNTRETALAIKKMPLRRAQKFLKNVCEKKECVPFRRFNGGVGRCAQAKHWNTSVGRWPKKSAEFLLQLLKNAEANADYRGLDVDRLVVDHIQVNRAPCLRRRTYRAHGRINPYMSSPCHIELSLTEKEDVVTKTAESEPAKKKLSKKKLQRQKEKMMRNE; translated from the exons ATGGGACGCTACGCCAAGGAACCTGATAATCCAGCGAAGTCGTGCAAGTCACGCGGATCGAACCTCCGGGTGCATTTCAAG AACACCCGCGAAACGGCGCTAGCCATCAAGAAGATGCCGCTGCGCCGTGCCCAGAAGTTCCTGAAGAACGTCTGCGAGAAGAAGGAGTGCGTGCCGTTCCGTCGCTTCAACGGGGGCGTCGGCCGTTGCGCCCAGGCCAAGCACTGGAACACGTCCGTCGGTCGCTGGCCGAAAAAGTCCGCCGAGTTCCTGCTGCAGCTGCTCAAGAACGCCGAGGCGAACGCCGACTACCGCGGTCTGGACGTTGACCGGCTCGTGGTGGACCACATCCAGGTGAACCGCGCGCCGTGCCTGCGCCGCCGCACGTACCGCGCCCACGGTCGCATCAACCCGTACATGTCGTCGCCGTGTCACATCGAGCTGTCGCTCACCGAGAAGGAGGACGTCGTGACCAAGACCGCGGAGAGCGAACCGGCGAAGAAGAAGCTGTCCAAGAAGAAGCTGCAGCGGCAAAAGGAGAAGATGATGCGCAACGAGTAA